In Symphalangus syndactylus isolate Jambi chromosome 15, NHGRI_mSymSyn1-v2.1_pri, whole genome shotgun sequence, the following are encoded in one genomic region:
- the NHLRC3 gene encoding NHL repeat-containing protein 3 isoform X1 translates to MARFWVCVAGAGFFLAFLVLHSSFCGSPVLRNFTFAVSWRTEKILYRLDVGWPKHPEYFTGTTFCVAVDSLNGLVYIGQRGDNIPKILVFTEDGYLLRAWNYTVDAPHGMFAASTVYEQSVWITDVGSGFFGHTVKKYSSFGDLVQVLGTPGKKGTGLNPLQFDNPAELYVEDTGDIYIVDGDGGLNNRLIKLSQDFMILWLHGENGTGPAKFNIPHSVTLDSAGRVWVADRRNKRIQVFDKDTGEWLGAWNNCFTEEGPSSVRFTPDGKYLIVAQLNLSRLSVVAAPPVGSIGECSVISTIQLADQALPHLLEVDRKTGAVYVAEIGAKQVQKYVPLNSYVPSFGS, encoded by the exons ATGGCGAGATTCTGGGTCTGCGTAGCCGGTGCTGGCTTCTTTCTTGCATTTCTGGTTTTGCATTCGAGTTTTTGTGGCTCTCCA GTTTTGAGGAACTTTACTTTTGCAGTTTCCTGGAGAACTGAGAAAATTCTTTACCGGCTGGATGTGGGTTGGCCTAAGCACCCAGAATATTTTACCGGAACAACATTTTGTGTTGCAGTTGACTCCCTCAATGGATTGGTTTACATAGGTCAA AGAGGGGATAACATCCCAAAGATATTAGTGTTCACAGAGGATGGATATTTACTACGAGCCTGGAATTATACAGTTGACGCACCTCATGGTATGTTTGCAGCCAGTACTGTATATGAACAATCCGTCTGGATCACGGATGTAGGAAGTG GATTCTTTGGTCATACTGTTAAAAAATACAGTTCTTTTGGTGATCTTGTTCAAGTCTTGGGTACTCCAGGCAAAAAAGGCACTGGTTTGAATCCTTTGCAGTTTGATAACCCAGCAGAATTATATGTAGAGGACACAGGAGATATTTACATTGTGGATGGAGATGGAGGATTGAATAACAGATTGATCAAACTGTCCCAAG ATTTCATGATCCTTTGGCTGCATGGAGAAAATGGGACAGGGCCTGCTAAGTTCAACATACCTCACAGTGTTACACTTGATTCAGCTGGTCGG GTGTGGGTTGCTGAccgaagaaataaaagaatccaAGTATTTGATAAAGACACTGGGGAGTGGTTAGGAGCATGGAATAATTGTTTCACAGAAGAGGGACCTTCTTCAGTCAG GTTTACTCCTGATGGGAAGTACTTGATTGTGGCCCAGCTGAATCTTAGCAGGCTCTCAGTTGTAGCAGCACCCCCAGTGGGAAGCATTGGGGAGTGTTCTGTGATCAGCACAATCCAACTAGCAGATCAAGCTTTACCACATCTCCTAGAAGTTGACAGAAAGACTGGAGCAGTCTATGTGGCAGAAATTGGAGCAAAACAAGTACAAAAATACGTCCCTTTGAATAGCTATGTTCCTTCATTTGGTTCATAA
- the NHLRC3 gene encoding NHL repeat-containing protein 3 isoform X2, with the protein MARFWVCVAGAGFFLAFLVLHSSFCGSPVLRNFTFAVSWRTEKILYRLDVGWPKHPEYFTGTTFCVAVDSLNGLVYIGQRGDNIPKILVFTEDGYLLRAWNYTVDAPHGMFAASTVYEQSVWITDVGSDFMILWLHGENGTGPAKFNIPHSVTLDSAGRVWVADRRNKRIQVFDKDTGEWLGAWNNCFTEEGPSSVRFTPDGKYLIVAQLNLSRLSVVAAPPVGSIGECSVISTIQLADQALPHLLEVDRKTGAVYVAEIGAKQVQKYVPLNSYVPSFGS; encoded by the exons ATGGCGAGATTCTGGGTCTGCGTAGCCGGTGCTGGCTTCTTTCTTGCATTTCTGGTTTTGCATTCGAGTTTTTGTGGCTCTCCA GTTTTGAGGAACTTTACTTTTGCAGTTTCCTGGAGAACTGAGAAAATTCTTTACCGGCTGGATGTGGGTTGGCCTAAGCACCCAGAATATTTTACCGGAACAACATTTTGTGTTGCAGTTGACTCCCTCAATGGATTGGTTTACATAGGTCAA AGAGGGGATAACATCCCAAAGATATTAGTGTTCACAGAGGATGGATATTTACTACGAGCCTGGAATTATACAGTTGACGCACCTCATGGTATGTTTGCAGCCAGTACTGTATATGAACAATCCGTCTGGATCACGGATGTAGGAAGTG ATTTCATGATCCTTTGGCTGCATGGAGAAAATGGGACAGGGCCTGCTAAGTTCAACATACCTCACAGTGTTACACTTGATTCAGCTGGTCGG GTGTGGGTTGCTGAccgaagaaataaaagaatccaAGTATTTGATAAAGACACTGGGGAGTGGTTAGGAGCATGGAATAATTGTTTCACAGAAGAGGGACCTTCTTCAGTCAG GTTTACTCCTGATGGGAAGTACTTGATTGTGGCCCAGCTGAATCTTAGCAGGCTCTCAGTTGTAGCAGCACCCCCAGTGGGAAGCATTGGGGAGTGTTCTGTGATCAGCACAATCCAACTAGCAGATCAAGCTTTACCACATCTCCTAGAAGTTGACAGAAAGACTGGAGCAGTCTATGTGGCAGAAATTGGAGCAAAACAAGTACAAAAATACGTCCCTTTGAATAGCTATGTTCCTTCATTTGGTTCATAA